The Corynebacterium glaucum genome includes a region encoding these proteins:
- the nadE gene encoding ammonia-dependent NAD(+) synthetase, translating to MSVMSGTSEKLQADIIKALGVKPLIDPVEELRTRVDFLVKYLEKTHASGFVLGISGGQDSTLAGRLAQLAVHKARAQGARTRFIAVRLPHGEQADEDDAQLALQFIRPDETVTVNIKEPTNALSAEVAGELGDAKLTDFNKGNVKARMRMVAQYAIAGERGMLVIGTDHAAENLTGFFTKFGDGAADLMPLAGLNKRQGAQILERMGADRRLWEKVPTADLEDDRPALPDEEALGVTYAEIDDYLEGKQVSDEARTRLERLWRNGQHKRHLPPGPNDTWWR from the coding sequence ATGTCTGTCATGTCCGGAACATCCGAAAAGTTGCAGGCTGACATCATAAAGGCCCTGGGAGTCAAGCCCTTAATCGATCCAGTCGAAGAACTGCGCACCCGAGTCGACTTCCTAGTGAAGTACCTCGAGAAGACGCACGCATCCGGTTTTGTGCTTGGCATTTCCGGCGGACAAGACTCGACGCTCGCCGGTCGTCTCGCCCAGCTTGCGGTCCACAAAGCTCGGGCTCAGGGCGCGAGGACGCGCTTCATTGCGGTGCGGTTGCCGCACGGTGAGCAAGCCGATGAGGACGACGCGCAGCTCGCGCTCCAGTTCATCCGCCCCGATGAAACGGTGACGGTGAACATCAAGGAACCCACCAACGCGCTCAGCGCCGAGGTCGCCGGCGAGCTGGGCGATGCCAAACTCACCGACTTCAACAAGGGCAACGTCAAAGCGCGCATGCGCATGGTGGCGCAGTACGCCATCGCGGGTGAGCGCGGAATGCTGGTGATCGGCACCGACCACGCCGCGGAGAACCTCACCGGGTTCTTCACCAAGTTCGGCGACGGTGCCGCCGACCTCATGCCGCTCGCCGGCCTGAATAAGCGACAGGGCGCCCAGATTCTCGAGCGGATGGGCGCGGACCGCCGCCTCTGGGAGAAAGTCCCCACCGCGGACCTCGAGGATGACCGCCCAGCGCTTCCGGACGAGGAAGCACTCGGTGTCACCTACGCCGAAATCGACGATTACCTCGAAGGCAAGCAAGTTTCGGACGAGGCTCGCACCCGCCTCGAGCGCCTCTGGCGAAACGGCCAGCACAAGCGCCACCTCCCGCCGGGCCCCAACGACACGTGGTGGCGCTAG
- a CDS encoding fructosamine kinase family protein, with the protein MTERFTKHGSGPHSAAAEAAYLRWLREGSDAVVEVFEVDDAANTLTIERVASTRPTAEAARQGGRELAAIHAMGAAAFGAPADGWDGPNYIGRAQQDCIPTQRWADFYVHQRVLSFADKAVAAGNLDERGLDVVKQACEALLAEDEDAPLARIHGDLWSGNLLFGTDRARFIDPAAHGGHPLTDIAMLELFGAPHWEAFVEGYLEQGLLNDDWRARIPAHQMHPLAVHAYTHGPSYGSALVRAAEATLDVVG; encoded by the coding sequence ATGACTGAACGGTTTACCAAGCACGGGTCGGGCCCGCACTCGGCCGCGGCGGAGGCGGCGTACCTGCGCTGGCTACGTGAAGGTTCGGACGCGGTGGTGGAGGTGTTCGAGGTGGATGACGCAGCGAATACGCTGACCATTGAGCGCGTCGCCAGCACCCGCCCAACGGCGGAGGCTGCCCGTCAAGGCGGCCGCGAGCTCGCGGCGATTCACGCGATGGGCGCGGCGGCGTTCGGTGCCCCGGCCGACGGTTGGGACGGCCCGAACTATATCGGCCGCGCGCAGCAGGACTGCATTCCCACGCAGCGGTGGGCTGACTTCTACGTGCACCAACGAGTCCTGTCCTTCGCGGACAAAGCCGTTGCGGCGGGGAACTTGGATGAGCGTGGGTTAGACGTCGTTAAGCAAGCGTGCGAAGCGCTCCTGGCTGAGGATGAGGACGCACCGCTGGCCCGCATCCATGGTGATCTGTGGAGCGGCAATCTGCTCTTTGGCACGGACCGCGCGCGGTTCATTGACCCTGCGGCGCACGGCGGGCACCCACTCACGGACATTGCGATGCTCGAGCTTTTCGGGGCACCCCACTGGGAGGCATTCGTGGAGGGTTACCTCGAGCAGGGCTTGCTTAACGACGATTGGCGTGCTCGAATTCCCGCGCACCAGATGCACCCGCTCGCGGTCCATGCTTACACCCACGGGCCGAGCTACGGCTCCGCCTTGGTGCGGGCGGCTGAAGCGACGCTTGACGTGGTGGGGTAG
- a CDS encoding methylated-DNA--[protein]-cysteine S-methyltransferase, producing the protein MDVFHFRTHTTPVGELLSVSSDTGLVKIELDLAKFEALVGELEAREGVQGGVDKQIAQYFAGELKEFDLPLDWRFSSGTYQKAQVALRRIPYAQTVSYAELAESAGIPGAARVAGTACAKNPLPIVVPCHRVVRADGAMGNYAGGVEMKRFLLDLEREVDARND; encoded by the coding sequence ATGGACGTTTTTCATTTCCGCACCCACACCACCCCGGTGGGCGAGTTGCTCAGCGTCAGCAGCGACACCGGCTTGGTGAAAATCGAGCTCGACCTAGCAAAGTTCGAGGCGCTTGTGGGCGAGTTGGAAGCTCGGGAGGGCGTGCAAGGGGGCGTCGATAAGCAAATTGCCCAATACTTTGCCGGCGAGCTGAAAGAGTTTGACCTCCCGCTGGATTGGCGGTTCTCATCCGGCACCTACCAGAAGGCGCAGGTTGCTTTACGACGGATCCCTTACGCGCAAACCGTGAGCTACGCCGAATTGGCCGAGTCTGCGGGCATCCCGGGGGCTGCGCGAGTGGCGGGCACGGCGTGTGCGAAGAATCCGCTGCCGATCGTGGTGCCGTGCCACCGGGTGGTGCGTGCGGACGGGGCGATGGGCAACTACGCCGGGGGTGTTGAGATGAAACGATTCCTGTTGGATCTCGAGCGAGAGGTGGATGCACGCAATGACTGA